CAGTCCAAGTAGAAGGTCGCGTGAAAGCGGGTGACCTGGTCGTCACTGATGGTGCGGTATTCCTCCGTACGGAAATAATGCCGGGCAGTCTCGGTGCGGGCTGTTGCGAAGTAGGACCGGCGTCGGAGAAGTAGATGCTCGACCGCATCATCGATTTGTCGCTGCGCTATCGGCCCATTGTGCTGCTCGCGACCGCGCTGTTGATCCTGTCTGGGATCGCGAGCTTCATGCGTTTGCCGTTTGACGCGTTTCCTGACACGACGCCGGTGCAGGTTCAGATCAACACTACCGCGCCGGCGCTCTCGCCACTTGAAGTGGAGCGACAGATCACGTTCGAGGTCGAGCAAGCCATCGCGGGTATGCCCGGCCTTCGCAACGTGCGTTCGGTCTCGAAGTTCGGTCTCTCCCAGGTCACAGCCACATTCGATGACGACACCGGCATCTACTTGGCGCGTCAGCTGCTGAGCGAGCGCTTGCAAGGTGTGGAGCTGCCGGTCGGCGTCGTCCGCCCGTCGCTGGGACCCTTGTCGACGGGGCTTGGCGAGGTCTTTCAGTATGTGCTGCGAAGCGACACGCTCTCCGCCGAGGAGCTCCGGACGCTGCACCACTGGGTGATTCGCCCGCAGCTGTTGCGGGTACCGGGCGTCGCCGAGATCAACACCTGGGGCGGCTATGAGCGCCAGTATCACGTGGTGATCGAGCCTTCGCGGCTCACGAAGTTCGGTCTGACTCTGGATGATCTCGCGCGTGCCCTGCGGGAGGGAAACCGGAACGTTGGTGGTGGGGCCTTCGACAGCGCTGGCGAAGCCTACCTGGTGCAGGGACAAGGTGTCGTTGGCGGCGTCCGAGACATAGCGCGCATGGTCGTGGCGAGCTCGAACGGAGTTCCGATACACGTGGAGGACGTCGCCGACGTGCGCGTTGGGCACGCGATCCGTCGGGGCGCTGCGACGGCGGATGGCCGTGGGGAGGTCGTGCTGGGCCTTGGGTTCATGCTCATGGGAGAAAACAGCCATGAGCTGACCCAGCGATTGCAGCAACGCCTTGAGGTCGCGAAGGGATCTCTGCCCCCTGGAGCCGAGCTGGTGCCGATGTACGAGCGCAGCGACCTAGTCGACAAGGTGTTGCATACCGTGCGGAACAACCTGCTCGAGGGAGCGCTGCTAGTGATCGCCGTGCTCTTCATCTTCCTTGGCAACGTGCGCGCGGGCTTGATAGTGGCGCTGGCGATCCCGCTATCCGTGCTCTTTGCCTTCAACGCGATGCTGCGCTTCGGGATCGCCGGTAGCCTGATGAGTCTCGGGGCCATCGACTTCGGTCTGGTCGTTGATAGCTCCGTCATTGTCGTGGAGAACGCGGCGCGCCGGCTTTCGGAAGCGCCAAGCGACAAGGACGTCCGCGAAGCCGTCAAGGAGGCGACCTCGGAAGTGCGTCGTCCGACCCTGTTTGGGGAGTTGATCATCGCGGCGGTGTATCTGCCGGTGCTCACGCTCGAAGGAGTCGAGGGGAAGCTGTTCCGCCCCATGGCGCTGACCGTGATCTTCGCGCTCGTCGGGTCGATGATCCTCTCGATGACCCTCACGCCGGTGCTCGCGAGCTACGCGCTCCGGGCGGGACATCGAGAGCGCGAGACCCGCCTGGTGCGCTGGCTCAAGCGCGGCTATGCGGGACTGCTCGAGCGAGCGCTGCGCTGGCCGTTGGCGGTGCTGACAGCAGCGCTGCTGATCGCCGCGGGCGCCGTCTATCCAGGCGCACATTTGGGCTCTGAGTTCGTGCCTCGACTGCGGGAGCAGAGTGTAGTGATCAACACCATCCGCGTCGCCGGTGTCTCCTTGGAAGAGTCCGTCCGCTACGGGACTCGGATAGAACGCCTCTTGAAGCAAGAATTCCCTGGGGAAATCGAGCATGTGTGGACTCGAACAGGCACCGCGGAAGTCGCGACGGACCCAATGGGGCTCGAGCTATCTGACGTGTTCATCACCCTCACCCCCAGGGAGCAATGGCAACGGGCTTCTAACCAGGATGAGCTGATGGCCGAGATGGCGAAGACCCTCGAGGGGCTTCCGGGAATGAAGAGCGTGTTCACTCAGCCGATTGAAATGCGCGTGAACGAGATGACGGCTGGGATCCGCGCGGACGTCGGGATCAAACTTTACGGAGACGACTTCGAGCAACTCAAGGCTAGCGCCGAGGAGATCCGCGCGGCAGTTGAGGCAGTTCCAAACGCTGCAGACGTCACCGTGGAGCAACTCACCGGGCAACCGATGTTGGTGGTCGCCGTGGATCGCGAGGCGGCTGGGCGCTACGGGGTTCCCACTGCCGATATCCTCGAAGTCGTGGAGTCCCTGGGACGGCGCAAGCTGGGCGAGGTCATCGAAGGGCAGCGACGCTTCGACCTCGTTCTACGGTTGAGCGAGCCGGACTCCGAGGCTGTACAGGGGATCCGAGATCTACTGATTCGCACGGAGTCAGGCGCACAGGTGCGACTGGGTACCGTGGCCAAAGTGGATGTGGTCGAAGGGCCGTCTACGGTGCAACGGGAATGGGGGCGTCGTCGGATCGTGGTGCAGGCGAACGTACGTGGACGGGACTTGGGGAGCTTCGTCGAGGATGTGCGTAGCGCACTCGATGAGAAGGTCACCCTGCCACCGGGGTACACCATGGACCTCGGTGGTCAGTTCGAGCACCTCCAGCGGGCCGAGCGTCGCTTGATGCTCGTCGTGCCGCTGACCCTGCTCGTGATTTTTGGCTTGCTGTACCTCACCTACGGTCGTGCGTTGGATGCGGCACGAGTCTTCCTCGGAGTCCCGTTCGGGGTCGTCGGCGGAGTCATGGCCTTGTGGCTTCGCGGGATGCCGTTTTCTATTTCCGCGTGGGTAGGCTTTATCGCGCTCTCTGGAGTCGCCGTGCTCGGCGATATGGTCTTGGTGTCCCGAGTTCGTCAGCTGAGGAAAGCAGGGGTACCGCGGCGTGAAGCGATCCTTCAAGCTGCCACGACGCGATTGCGTCCGGTCCTCATAACGGCAGCCGTGGCGGCCGTTGGCTTCGTTCCTATGGCGTTGAGCGACGGGGTGGGGGCGGAGGTTCAGCGCCCGCTCGCCACGGTAGTGATCGGTGGCATGGTCACGGCGACCTTCGCGACGCTCATCGTGCTTCCGGTGCTCTATAGTCTTGGCCGGAAGAACGGCGACCCCGGTCCTGCGAGCCAATGACTGCATGAGCCATGGCTACAGCAAGCGTGTCTCACCGACGTCCATGATCCATACGGAACCATCCGCTACGCCTCGCGCCTTGGCCCAGTGACTGAGCCTGAGCGGAGGCTCCGCGAGCTTTTCGTCGGTGAGCTTGAAGGTGCCCCAGTGCATGGCGACCAGGTGCTTCGCCTCGAGGTCCAGGAAAGCTTGCCCCGCCTCCTCTGGGCACATGTGTTGGGGGCGCATGAACCAACGCGGATCGTAGGCGCCGATGGGCAGCATCGCCCAGTCAACTGCAGGACAGCGCTGGGCGATCTGGCTGAAGCCTTCGAAGTACGCTGTGTCGCCGCTATGGTAGGCGACGCCCTGGTTGGTCTCGACGACGAAGCCGCCCCACAGGGCTTGGTTGCGCGTCCAGGGCATGCGCATGGACCAATGGCGCGCGGGCACCAAGGTGTACCTCACCCCCTGATGCTCGTGGCTTTGCCACCAGTCCAGCTCGACCACGTTCGCACCCAGCTTGGCCAGCGTCTCTGCGTTGCCGAGCGGAACCACGTAGAGCGGGCTCCCTCCGAATGCTTCGAGGCTGCCCATATCCAGGTGGTCGAAGTGGTTATGGCTCACCAGCACGACGTCCGTCGCGGCGGCCACCTTGGCTAGCGGCAAGCCAGGCTCCGAGAGGCGCCGCCTGGGACCGAAGCCGCGCCGCCAGATCGGGTCAAAGACGGTGACCAAGCCGCCCAGGCGCAAGGCAAACGTGGCGTGCCCGACCCAGGTGAGGCTTGGGGCCGTTTCCGTGAGGCAGCTGCCGTCGTTCTCGCGACGCGGCATGCTGAAGCTCGCGTCGTCTGGCACGCCGTCGCGGTCGAAGGGGGACAGCTCTGCGTCCCAGGCTTCCGGCTCCCTGATACCTCGCCCCGTTAGTGGGTCGAGAAAACGCCAGCGCAGGATGTCTCCGAGGTTGCGGGCCGGTTTGGTCGCGCGCTCGTCGAATAGTCCCACGCTGGCTCCTTCTGACTAACGACGTACGGGGATGATCTGTACCCGGCGATCGTCGCCTTCGCCGTCGCTCTTGGTGATCACGCCTTCGAACTTCGCGAGCGCGAGGTGCACCACGCGGCGGTCGCGGGGGTTCATCGGCTCGAACGTGATGATCTTGCCTTCGGTCACCGCCTGCTTGCCGAGGCGACGCGCCATCGTGGCGAGGCTGTTGTCACGGCGGCTGCGGTAGCCTTCGGCGTCCACCAGGATGTGACGCTTCTCGAGGCCGGGACGATTGATCACGCGGTTGGTCAGGAACTGCAGTGCGCCGAGCACCTGGCCCTTCTTGCCGATGATGCGCCCGGAGTCGGGGCCGCTGATCTCGAGGTTGATCTCGAGCTCGGAGTCTTCGTCCTTCGGGCGACGCAGGCGAACCCGGCAGTCCATCTGCATCTTGTCCACGACGTCCCTCACGAAATCGAGGGCCTGTAGGGCGCGCTCGTCTCCCTGGGGAACGTAGTCGTCATCACCCTTGCGACGGCGCTTGCGACGGCGTCGCGCCGGGCGGCGGTCATCCCCGTCGTCATCGGACTCACCGTTCTCGTCGGCCCGCGCCGGTCCTTCGTCGTCGTCGACTTCCCACCCGTCGTCGAGTTCGACATCGTCATTCGCTTCGCTCATGCTGGTGCCTTTCCTTTTCAGAAGCAGAGCCGTGCTCTGGAAGACTATTGTTGTTTCCTTGGGGAACCGAAATCGCTGAGCCTGGTCTCTCTAGCCCGTAGCGTGCGGCCCCGCGGTTGGCGGAGCCGGCTACACCCTAGATCAAGCCTTGCCCTTGCCGAATAGCGACGGTTCCTGAATCTTCTTCTCGGATTTTTCGCTGGTTTTTGCGTCATTCGGGACGTTGGGCATGGTCCCTTGGGCGTCAGCCACCTTGCGCTTGGCGCGGCGTTCGATGATCTGCTGCTGCGCGATACCGAGCAATGAGTTGGTGAACATGTACACGCCGAGGCCTGCCGGTAGGAACAACATGAAGACCGTGAACATGGCCGGCATGAAGTACAACATCATCTTCTGCTGCGCGGGATCCGTGGCCTGCTGAGGCGCCACCTTCTGCTGCACGAAGAACACCGCGCCGATGATGAAGGGCAGGATGAAGTAGGGGTCTGGCTCGGTCAGGTCTGGGAACCAGAGGAACTTGATGTTGTAGAGCTCCACCGCGTGCTGCAGCGTGGTGTAGAGCGCAAACCAGACTGGCATCGACGCCATCTGCGGCAAGCAACCCTTGAACGGGTTGACGTTGTGCTTCCGCCACAGCTCCATTTGGGCCAGGCCCTTGGCCTGAGCGTCGTCCTTGTACTTCTCGTTCAAGGCGTCCATCTCAGGCTTGAGCTCGCGCATCTTGAGCGAGTTCTTGATCATCGGCACGTTGAGCGGGAACAGCAGCACGCGCGCGGTGATGGTCAGGATGATGATCGCGACGCCCCAGTTCGGGATGACGCTGTGCACCTTGAAGAGGAACGCCACGAGCAGCTTCGCGATCACCGCGAAGAAGCCGAGGTCGGGGAGCTCGCTGAACTTGTGATTGCCGCCGCCTGCAGCGGCGAGCAGCGCCGAGTCCTTGGGGCCGATGTAGCTCAGGACGCTGTACTCGGCGGACTTACCCGGGTCGAGGTTCGTGACCGGATAGGCCAGACGAGCGCGATACATCGCGCCCTTCTCGTGGTCCGCATCGGCGGGCCACTCCTCGATCTGGAGCTGGCAGACAGGTTTCTGTGCGGAATTGGTCGGGGCGATCGCGTGGCTGAAATAGTAGTTGGAGACTGCCGCTACCGCAGGCTCTCCCGCGACCTGG
The sequence above is drawn from the Polyangiaceae bacterium genome and encodes:
- a CDS encoding efflux RND transporter permease subunit, with translation MLDRIIDLSLRYRPIVLLATALLILSGIASFMRLPFDAFPDTTPVQVQINTTAPALSPLEVERQITFEVEQAIAGMPGLRNVRSVSKFGLSQVTATFDDDTGIYLARQLLSERLQGVELPVGVVRPSLGPLSTGLGEVFQYVLRSDTLSAEELRTLHHWVIRPQLLRVPGVAEINTWGGYERQYHVVIEPSRLTKFGLTLDDLARALREGNRNVGGGAFDSAGEAYLVQGQGVVGGVRDIARMVVASSNGVPIHVEDVADVRVGHAIRRGAATADGRGEVVLGLGFMLMGENSHELTQRLQQRLEVAKGSLPPGAELVPMYERSDLVDKVLHTVRNNLLEGALLVIAVLFIFLGNVRAGLIVALAIPLSVLFAFNAMLRFGIAGSLMSLGAIDFGLVVDSSVIVVENAARRLSEAPSDKDVREAVKEATSEVRRPTLFGELIIAAVYLPVLTLEGVEGKLFRPMALTVIFALVGSMILSMTLTPVLASYALRAGHRERETRLVRWLKRGYAGLLERALRWPLAVLTAALLIAAGAVYPGAHLGSEFVPRLREQSVVINTIRVAGVSLEESVRYGTRIERLLKQEFPGEIEHVWTRTGTAEVATDPMGLELSDVFITLTPREQWQRASNQDELMAEMAKTLEGLPGMKSVFTQPIEMRVNEMTAGIRADVGIKLYGDDFEQLKASAEEIRAAVEAVPNAADVTVEQLTGQPMLVVAVDREAAGRYGVPTADILEVVESLGRRKLGEVIEGQRRFDLVLRLSEPDSEAVQGIRDLLIRTESGAQVRLGTVAKVDVVEGPSTVQREWGRRRIVVQANVRGRDLGSFVEDVRSALDEKVTLPPGYTMDLGGQFEHLQRAERRLMLVVPLTLLVIFGLLYLTYGRALDAARVFLGVPFGVVGGVMALWLRGMPFSISAWVGFIALSGVAVLGDMVLVSRVRQLRKAGVPRREAILQAATTRLRPVLITAAVAAVGFVPMALSDGVGAEVQRPLATVVIGGMVTATFATLIVLPVLYSLGRKNGDPGPASQ
- a CDS encoding MBL fold metallo-hydrolase, producing the protein MGLFDERATKPARNLGDILRWRFLDPLTGRGIREPEAWDAELSPFDRDGVPDDASFSMPRRENDGSCLTETAPSLTWVGHATFALRLGGLVTVFDPIWRRGFGPRRRLSEPGLPLAKVAAATDVVLVSHNHFDHLDMGSLEAFGGSPLYVVPLGNAETLAKLGANVVELDWWQSHEHQGVRYTLVPARHWSMRMPWTRNQALWGGFVVETNQGVAYHSGDTAYFEGFSQIAQRCPAVDWAMLPIGAYDPRWFMRPQHMCPEEAGQAFLDLEAKHLVAMHWGTFKLTDEKLAEPPLRLSHWAKARGVADGSVWIMDVGETRLL
- a CDS encoding KH domain-containing protein; this encodes MSEANDDVELDDGWEVDDDEGPARADENGESDDDGDDRRPARRRRKRRRKGDDDYVPQGDERALQALDFVRDVVDKMQMDCRVRLRRPKDEDSELEINLEISGPDSGRIIGKKGQVLGALQFLTNRVINRPGLEKRHILVDAEGYRSRRDNSLATMARRLGKQAVTEGKIITFEPMNPRDRRVVHLALAKFEGVITKSDGEGDDRRVQIIPVRR
- the yidC gene encoding membrane protein insertase YidC; its protein translation is MERGGASRLLLMIAMGLLTYFAFTKCNGEKKHEPQPLGREFRDAPKTRVEAKTCDLWTPQFRASFSTHGASLTRYELLTAKYRKHDHGLDLATAQYEFRRSLRFHWRQASAHDLGGPPWQFDVDTVDWTIVKNDGKTCEFSYEADGVKLTKTLATTDRPYEIQATGRIENTAKDARRHALTIETTEWRTEAEVKGHMFRQSPFVTHVECIDQGEKATRLHESDFEPSDFEDPPFQKNPLNDGDWYQVAGEPAVAAVSNYYFSHAIAPTNSAQKPVCQLQIEEWPADADHEKGAMYRARLAYPVTNLDPGKSAEYSVLSYIGPKDSALLAAAGGGNHKFSELPDLGFFAVIAKLLVAFLFKVHSVIPNWGVAIIILTITARVLLFPLNVPMIKNSLKMRELKPEMDALNEKYKDDAQAKGLAQMELWRKHNVNPFKGCLPQMASMPVWFALYTTLQHAVELYNIKFLWFPDLTEPDPYFILPFIIGAVFFVQQKVAPQQATDPAQQKMMLYFMPAMFTVFMLFLPAGLGVYMFTNSLLGIAQQQIIERRAKRKVADAQGTMPNVPNDAKTSEKSEKKIQEPSLFGKGKA